A genomic region of Synechococcus sp. NOUM97013 contains the following coding sequences:
- a CDS encoding tetratricopeptide repeat protein, translating into MAHLPGHAQSDQQVERGFQEFLAGDYTAAIRTFDRIIQKNPNHAVALMNRCGAYTQLAEATADASYYEKAWNDCNRAIQIDPSLAIAYYNRCSIQLKLGDFSEAEKDCDRAIEKGPAFAPSYLNRCSAKVSLGQYQSALSDCNKALTLDAGLAMAHANKCAAKLNLGQLKDAFSDCNEAIKINPSLTIAYVNRGAISRALGDNKSAINDYTKAIKLQPTLAIAYGNRGNSLSDLGRYQEAIQDFDQAIQIAPNFANFYVNRAIARSGLGNEAEACVDLGKAASLGDQRASLLNAQFCQ; encoded by the coding sequence ATGGCACATCTGCCAGGCCATGCTCAAAGCGATCAGCAAGTGGAGCGAGGCTTTCAGGAATTTCTGGCCGGCGATTACACAGCCGCAATTCGGACCTTCGATCGCATCATTCAAAAGAATCCAAATCATGCAGTCGCACTGATGAATCGCTGTGGTGCATACACCCAGCTTGCCGAAGCCACGGCCGACGCTTCCTACTACGAAAAAGCCTGGAATGATTGCAACAGGGCCATCCAGATTGATCCTTCTCTGGCCATCGCTTACTACAACCGCTGCTCAATTCAGTTAAAACTGGGTGATTTCTCTGAGGCCGAAAAGGATTGCGATCGCGCCATTGAGAAAGGACCTGCCTTCGCCCCTTCTTACCTGAACCGATGCAGCGCCAAGGTATCACTGGGGCAATACCAATCCGCCCTCAGTGATTGCAATAAAGCATTGACCTTAGATGCGGGCCTTGCCATGGCACATGCCAACAAATGCGCCGCAAAATTAAATCTAGGGCAACTCAAAGATGCCTTCTCAGACTGCAACGAGGCCATAAAAATCAATCCAAGCCTCACAATTGCCTATGTGAATCGAGGCGCCATCAGCAGAGCACTAGGGGACAACAAATCTGCAATTAACGACTACACGAAAGCCATTAAGCTTCAGCCCACTCTGGCGATTGCCTACGGAAATCGAGGCAATTCTCTATCTGATCTTGGCCGCTATCAGGAAGCAATCCAGGATTTTGATCAGGCGATTCAGATCGCACCCAACTTTGCCAACTTCTACGTCAACCGCGCCATCGCCAGAAGTGGACTCGGCAACGAAGCAGAGGCTTGTGTCGATCTTGGCAAAGCGGCTTCACTCGGCGACCAACGGGCATCTTTACTCAATGCCCAATTTTGCCAATAA
- the psbA gene encoding photosystem II q(b) protein — translation MTTTIQQRSGANGWQSFCEWVTSTNNRLYVGWFGVLMIPTLLAATTCFIVAFIAAPPVDIDGIREPVAGSLIYGNNIISGAVVPSSNAIGLHFYPIWEAASLDEWLYNGGPYQLVVFHFLIGIFCYMGREWELSYRLGMRPWICVAYSAPVAAASAVFLVYPFGQGSFSDGMPLGISGTFNFMLVFQAEHNILMHPFHMMGVAGVFGGSLFSAMHGSLVTSSLVRETTESESQNYGYKFGQEEETYNIVAAHGYFGRLIFQYASFNNSRSLHFFLAAWPVVGIWFTALGVSTMAFNLNGFNFNQSILDGQGRVLNTWADVLNRANLGMEVMHERNAHNFPLDLAAAESTPVALQAPAIG, via the coding sequence ATGACCACCACCATTCAGCAGCGCTCCGGCGCCAATGGCTGGCAGTCCTTCTGCGAGTGGGTCACCTCCACCAACAACCGCCTGTATGTGGGCTGGTTCGGTGTGCTGATGATCCCCACCCTGCTGGCTGCCACCACCTGTTTCATCGTTGCGTTCATCGCAGCACCCCCCGTCGACATCGACGGCATCCGTGAGCCCGTTGCTGGCTCCCTGATCTACGGCAACAACATCATCTCTGGTGCTGTTGTGCCCTCCTCGAACGCCATCGGCCTTCACTTCTATCCCATCTGGGAAGCTGCCTCTCTCGATGAGTGGCTGTACAACGGCGGTCCTTACCAGCTGGTTGTCTTCCACTTCCTGATCGGCATCTTCTGCTACATGGGCCGCGAGTGGGAACTCTCCTACCGCCTCGGCATGCGCCCCTGGATCTGCGTTGCTTACAGCGCACCCGTGGCTGCTGCCTCCGCCGTGTTCCTGGTGTACCCCTTCGGTCAGGGTTCTTTCTCTGACGGCATGCCCCTGGGCATCTCTGGCACCTTCAACTTCATGTTGGTGTTCCAGGCTGAGCACAACATCCTGATGCACCCCTTCCACATGATGGGCGTCGCAGGTGTGTTCGGTGGATCCCTGTTCTCCGCCATGCACGGCTCCCTGGTGACCTCCTCCCTGGTGCGTGAAACCACCGAGAGCGAGTCCCAGAACTACGGCTACAAGTTCGGCCAAGAGGAAGAGACCTACAACATCGTGGCTGCCCACGGTTACTTCGGTCGCCTGATCTTCCAATACGCCTCCTTCAACAACAGCCGCAGCCTTCACTTCTTCCTGGCTGCCTGGCCTGTCGTTGGCATCTGGTTCACTGCCCTGGGCGTCAGCACCATGGCTTTCAACCTGAACGGTTTCAACTTCAACCAGTCCATCCTTGATGGTCAGGGCCGCGTCCTGAACACCTGGGCTGATGTGCTGAACCGCGCCAACCTCGGCATGGAAGTGATGCACGAGCGCAACGCTCACAACTTCCCCCTCGACCTGGCTGCTGCTGAGTCCACTCCTGTGGCTCTGCAAGCTCCCGCCATCGGCTGA
- a CDS encoding photosystem II high light acclimation radical SAM protein — protein sequence MDGITHQPALPVLNDPSDERVLLVRLPCNPIFPIGPIYLADHLHKCFPGMPQRILDLAALPVLDVHRVLRITIDQFRPTLLVFSWRDIQIYAPVDGRGGNPLQNSFEVFYARNPLKRLHGALGGLRLMTSHYGELFRNQTLVRQGVKRARRHHPQARAVLGGGAVSVFYEQLGRSLPKGTIVSIGEGEPLLEKLICGQSIHSERCFVVGESIRPGLIHEQPESRPKTACDYNYIASIWPQLDWYLEGGDFYVGVQTKRGCPHNCCYCVYTVVEGKQVRLNPVQEVVKEMRQLYDRGVRGFWFTDAQFIPARRYIEDAKELLRAIKAEGLTGIRWAAYIRADNLDPELAQLMVETGMSYFEIGITSGSQELVRKMRMGYNLRTVLESCRMLADAGFRDHVSVNYSFNVIDERPDTIRQTVAYHRELERIFGAEQVEPAIFFIGLQPHTHLEQYGFDQGLIKPGYNPMSMMPWTARKLLWNPEPMGSTFGQVCLEAFDRNPSDFGRTVMDLLERDYGEAPLNEALRASLHGRAALAKAVS from the coding sequence ATGGACGGAATCACTCACCAGCCAGCGTTACCAGTTCTGAATGATCCGTCAGATGAACGGGTGCTTCTTGTTCGTCTGCCTTGCAATCCCATCTTTCCGATCGGCCCGATTTATCTGGCCGATCATCTGCACAAGTGTTTTCCCGGAATGCCCCAGCGCATCCTGGATCTCGCTGCCTTGCCGGTGCTGGACGTGCACCGCGTGCTGCGCATCACCATCGATCAGTTCCGTCCCACGCTTCTGGTCTTCTCCTGGCGAGACATTCAGATCTATGCCCCGGTGGATGGGCGTGGTGGCAACCCATTGCAGAACTCTTTTGAAGTGTTCTATGCCCGCAATCCTCTGAAACGGCTGCATGGGGCCCTCGGTGGTCTGCGGTTGATGACGAGCCACTACGGAGAGTTGTTCCGCAATCAGACGCTGGTGCGCCAAGGCGTCAAACGGGCGCGGCGCCATCACCCCCAAGCCCGCGCTGTGCTGGGTGGGGGTGCCGTCAGTGTTTTTTACGAGCAGCTGGGGCGTTCACTGCCGAAAGGGACCATCGTCTCGATCGGAGAAGGAGAGCCTCTCCTTGAAAAGCTGATTTGCGGTCAGTCAATTCATTCCGAGCGTTGTTTCGTTGTTGGCGAATCCATCCGACCGGGGTTGATTCATGAGCAGCCAGAAAGCCGCCCCAAGACAGCCTGCGATTACAACTACATCGCCTCGATCTGGCCCCAGCTCGATTGGTACCTCGAAGGAGGCGATTTTTACGTGGGTGTGCAGACCAAGCGCGGCTGCCCTCACAACTGCTGTTACTGCGTTTACACCGTGGTTGAGGGCAAGCAGGTGCGCCTCAATCCCGTGCAGGAGGTGGTTAAGGAGATGCGACAGCTCTATGACCGGGGCGTGCGCGGCTTCTGGTTCACCGATGCGCAGTTCATTCCCGCTCGGCGTTACATCGAAGACGCCAAAGAGCTGCTCCGCGCCATCAAAGCTGAGGGACTGACCGGCATCCGTTGGGCGGCCTACATCCGTGCCGACAATCTCGACCCCGAGTTGGCTCAGCTGATGGTCGAGACCGGCATGAGCTATTTCGAAATTGGGATCACATCGGGTTCACAGGAACTCGTTCGCAAGATGCGCATGGGATACAACCTGCGCACGGTGCTCGAGAGCTGCCGGATGCTTGCTGATGCCGGATTCCGTGACCACGTCTCGGTCAACTATTCGTTCAACGTCATTGATGAGCGCCCGGACACGATTCGTCAGACCGTGGCTTACCACCGTGAACTCGAGCGGATCTTCGGCGCCGAGCAGGTGGAGCCGGCCATCTTCTTCATTGGCTTGCAGCCCCACACGCACCTGGAGCAATACGGATTTGACCAAGGGCTGATCAAGCCGGGCTACAACCCAATGAGCATGATGCCCTGGACCGCACGCAAGCTGCTCTGGAATCCTGAGCCGATGGGAAGCACCTTCGGCCAGGTTTGCCTTGAGGCCTTTGACCGCAACCCCTCCGATTTCGGGCGCACGGTGATGGATCTGCTGGAACGGGACTACGGAGAAGCCCCGCTCAACGAAGCTCTCCGCGCCTCACTTCATGGTCGTGCTGCTTTGGCTAAAGCTGTCAGCTGA
- a CDS encoding CPBP family intramembrane glutamic endopeptidase produces the protein MVKTWRRLLQARPRWIATLLLIPLLYGLGWLLAQPLAQVLPETSAARLSLIGTIESLLLFILLLPSWVRQRWNSRHPWLTLGLRSRRGEPSGAVCLAYGLLRSVGLLVLISVPLIFGSWGRWLGELTSGDVLNALLLCFGVGLAEELLFRGWLWGELNEIAGSRIAVIGQAVIFSLVHTRFDQGVLPMIGLLTGLMLLGLVLAVQRRLDGGSLWGCVGLHGGLVGGWFALRAGLLQISPSAPEWLIGPGGLHANPLGGVVGITALSLLLVGQLTALAKAARP, from the coding sequence ATGGTGAAGACCTGGAGACGGCTGCTCCAGGCACGTCCTCGCTGGATCGCAACTCTGTTGCTGATTCCGTTGCTCTACGGGCTGGGTTGGCTGCTGGCACAGCCCCTGGCCCAGGTGCTGCCTGAAACCTCGGCGGCACGGCTGTCGCTGATCGGCACGATCGAGAGCCTGCTGCTGTTCATTCTTCTGCTGCCGAGCTGGGTGCGGCAGCGCTGGAACAGTCGCCATCCCTGGTTGACGCTGGGGTTGCGCAGTCGCAGGGGAGAGCCCTCTGGCGCTGTTTGTCTGGCCTATGGATTGCTGCGCTCCGTGGGCCTCTTGGTGCTGATCAGCGTTCCACTCATCTTTGGGTCATGGGGCCGGTGGCTTGGAGAGCTCACCAGCGGAGACGTCCTGAATGCGCTTTTGCTCTGCTTCGGGGTTGGCCTGGCGGAAGAACTGCTTTTCCGAGGATGGCTCTGGGGCGAATTGAACGAAATCGCAGGCAGCCGTATCGCAGTGATTGGTCAGGCGGTCATTTTCAGCTTGGTGCATACCCGCTTCGATCAAGGGGTCCTGCCGATGATCGGGCTGCTGACAGGCCTCATGCTTCTAGGTCTGGTGCTTGCGGTGCAGCGTCGACTGGATGGGGGGTCTTTATGGGGATGTGTTGGCCTTCACGGAGGCCTGGTTGGCGGTTGGTTCGCCCTGCGGGCTGGACTGTTGCAGATTTCGCCCAGTGCACCGGAGTGGCTGATTGGTCCCGGGGGACTTCATGCGAATCCCTTGGGCGGAGTTGTGGGAATCACAGCCCTGAGTTTGCTGCTTGTGGGTCAGCTGACAGCTTTAGCCAAAGCAGCACGACCATGA
- the clpS gene encoding ATP-dependent Clp protease adapter ClpS encodes MAMAVESPSAKPGGAAVLDKETERVRKRSPRYKVLLHNDPVNSMEYVVTTLRQVVPQLSEQDCMAVMLEAHNTGVGLVIVCDLEPAEFYCETLKGKGLTSSIEPEN; translated from the coding sequence ATGGCGATGGCAGTGGAGTCCCCCAGCGCAAAACCCGGTGGAGCCGCGGTTCTCGACAAAGAAACGGAGCGGGTGCGCAAGCGCTCGCCCCGCTACAAGGTGCTGCTTCACAACGACCCCGTGAACTCCATGGAATACGTGGTCACCACTCTGCGTCAGGTGGTTCCTCAGCTGAGTGAACAGGACTGCATGGCGGTGATGCTGGAAGCCCACAACACCGGGGTTGGCCTCGTGATCGTGTGCGATCTCGAGCCGGCGGAGTTCTACTGCGAAACGCTGAAGGGCAAGGGCCTGACCAGCAGCATCGAGCCGGAAAACTGA
- a CDS encoding LL-diaminopimelate aminotransferase, whose translation MVQVNGNYLKLKAGYLFPEIGRRVKAFSTANPDAALIRLGIGDVTEPLPLACREAMKAAIDEMGTAEGFHGYGPEQGYGWLREAIAKHDFQSRGCDISAEEIFVSDGSKCDSSNILDILGEGNRVAVTDPVYPVYVDSNVMAGRTGDAGDEGRYAGLSYLPISADNGFAAQIPNEPVDLIYLCFPNNPTGAVATREQLKAWVDYARSNDALILFDAAYEAFIQDPSLPRSIFEIEGARECAIEFRSFSKNAGFTGTRCAFTVVPKGLKGKAANGDFVELWGLWNRRQSTKFNGVSYIIQRGAEAVYSEAGQKEVKTLVGFYMENAAIIRRELNAAGLTTYGGEHAPYVWIKTPDGIDSWGFFDHLLNKANVVGTPGSGFGAAGEGYFRLSAFNSRENVDTAMARIKAL comes from the coding sequence GTGGTTCAGGTCAACGGCAACTACCTCAAACTCAAGGCGGGATATCTGTTCCCTGAGATCGGCCGTCGGGTGAAAGCCTTTAGCACTGCCAACCCCGACGCGGCACTGATTCGTCTGGGCATTGGCGATGTCACCGAGCCGCTGCCGCTGGCTTGCCGTGAAGCGATGAAAGCGGCCATTGATGAGATGGGCACCGCGGAGGGCTTCCACGGCTACGGCCCTGAGCAGGGATACGGCTGGCTACGGGAAGCAATCGCCAAGCACGACTTTCAATCTCGGGGCTGCGACATCAGTGCTGAGGAGATCTTTGTCTCCGATGGCTCCAAGTGCGACAGCAGCAACATCCTCGACATCCTCGGCGAGGGCAATCGCGTCGCGGTGACCGACCCGGTGTATCCGGTGTATGTCGACAGCAATGTGATGGCCGGACGCACCGGTGATGCTGGTGATGAGGGGCGCTACGCAGGCCTGAGCTATCTACCGATCAGTGCTGACAACGGCTTCGCAGCTCAGATTCCCAACGAACCGGTCGATCTGATCTATCTCTGCTTCCCCAACAACCCCACCGGTGCGGTCGCCACACGGGAGCAGCTCAAGGCCTGGGTGGATTACGCCCGCAGCAACGATGCCCTGATTCTTTTCGATGCTGCTTACGAAGCCTTCATTCAGGATCCGAGCCTGCCCCGTTCCATCTTCGAAATCGAAGGAGCGCGGGAGTGCGCCATTGAATTCCGCTCGTTCTCCAAGAACGCCGGTTTCACAGGCACCCGTTGCGCCTTCACGGTGGTGCCCAAGGGGTTGAAGGGCAAAGCCGCCAACGGCGACTTTGTGGAACTCTGGGGACTCTGGAACCGTCGCCAAAGCACCAAATTCAACGGCGTCAGCTACATCATTCAGCGCGGTGCTGAAGCGGTGTATTCCGAAGCGGGTCAGAAGGAGGTGAAGACCCTGGTGGGCTTCTACATGGAGAACGCCGCGATCATTCGCCGTGAACTCAATGCCGCCGGTCTCACCACCTACGGCGGTGAGCATGCGCCTTACGTCTGGATCAAAACCCCTGACGGCATAGATTCCTGGGGCTTCTTCGACCACCTGCTCAACAAGGCGAATGTGGTGGGCACACCAGGGAGCGGTTTCGGTGCAGCCGGCGAAGGCTATTTCCGACTGTCGGCGTTCAACAGTCGCGAGAATGTTGACACCGCCATGGCTCGGATCAAGGCCCTCTGA
- a CDS encoding TIGR03960 family B12-binding radical SAM protein, whose product MGHELGVEPRDWQGARVRWALTYPEIYEVGSSNLGHIILYSILNALPGQVCDRAYLPAADLAQRLKERDQALFGVESRWPLNAFDILGFSLSYELGATNILQMLDLCRVPIRAADRGDRPLGDPEAPPLIFAGGPTATSNPEPYAAFFDFIVLGDGEELLPEIGLVLAEGKEAGLSRSALLRDLALVPGVYVPSLYGPGADGVTIEPLEPGLPQRVLRRVATPMPHYAMGLVPHVETVHDRLTVEIRRGCTRGCRFCQPGMLTRPARDVEPEAVIEAVETGMRKTGYSDFSLLSLSCSDYLALPAVGVELRNRLADRNVTLQLPSQRVDRFDQDIAHILGGARQAGLTFAPEAGTQRLRDIVNKGLTDDDLLQGIRTAMQNGYRKVKLYFMIGLPGETDADVLGIAETCRMLQERCRDLGRLSLNITISNFTPKPHTPFQWHSVSTAEFIRRQQLLRDAGRRLRGVRFNFTDVRLSAMEDFVGRGDRRLAPVIEAAWRAGAGMDAWFEALDRTYEAWTGAIAEAGLDGRYREMELGSWGAVAALELEDLKGFCAQPLPWDHIDSGIDKSWLADDLQQALAASVVPDCSFEGCSSCGVCGPDLGHNVVVPPPAVPGAVPQQAPPSERVCRLRFRFSKTGAMALLSHLDLVRLLERALRRSELPVSYTGGFHPLPRLQLALALPLGVEAEGEWMDLEFLEPVVPSEVMECWQKALPPGLCLLEAQEVPVSSPKLSQQLQASRWRFVLCGTPTEPLQDGAPWQQAIHDLLNQQELIWEDSDKKGRPRRRDMRALLQNLRLVDLIADNPAAQPCAAELELTATVDSQGRSLKPAQLQIWLAQHLGFELSLSRVRRMELTLLQC is encoded by the coding sequence ATGGGCCATGAACTGGGCGTGGAGCCCCGCGACTGGCAGGGAGCACGCGTGCGCTGGGCGCTCACCTACCCAGAGATTTATGAGGTGGGCTCCAGCAACCTCGGGCACATCATTCTCTATTCGATCCTCAATGCCCTTCCGGGCCAGGTGTGTGATCGGGCCTATCTCCCTGCAGCCGACCTGGCTCAACGGCTAAAGGAGCGTGACCAAGCGCTCTTTGGTGTGGAAAGTCGCTGGCCGTTGAACGCCTTCGACATCCTGGGCTTCAGCCTCAGTTACGAGTTGGGTGCCACCAACATCCTGCAGATGCTGGATCTCTGCAGGGTGCCGATCCGTGCTGCCGATCGTGGTGACCGTCCCTTGGGTGACCCGGAGGCTCCGCCCTTGATCTTCGCTGGGGGACCGACGGCCACCAGCAATCCGGAGCCCTACGCCGCATTCTTTGATTTCATCGTGCTCGGCGATGGTGAGGAACTGCTGCCCGAGATCGGGCTTGTGCTGGCGGAGGGGAAGGAGGCAGGTCTGAGTCGCTCGGCACTCCTTCGCGATCTCGCCTTGGTGCCAGGCGTCTACGTGCCCTCGCTCTACGGGCCCGGGGCCGACGGGGTCACCATCGAACCCCTGGAACCCGGACTGCCTCAAAGGGTGTTGCGGCGGGTGGCGACGCCCATGCCGCATTACGCCATGGGTCTGGTGCCTCATGTGGAGACGGTGCATGACCGGCTCACGGTGGAGATTCGTCGCGGCTGCACCCGTGGCTGCCGGTTCTGTCAGCCGGGAATGCTGACGCGCCCTGCCCGCGATGTGGAGCCTGAGGCGGTAATCGAGGCAGTCGAGACCGGTATGCGCAAGACCGGCTACAGCGATTTCTCGCTGCTGTCGCTCAGCTGCAGTGACTACCTGGCCCTGCCTGCCGTTGGCGTTGAGCTGCGCAATAGGCTTGCGGACCGCAATGTCACGCTGCAGCTGCCCAGCCAACGGGTGGATCGCTTTGATCAAGACATTGCCCACATCCTTGGTGGCGCGCGCCAGGCGGGGCTGACCTTCGCGCCCGAAGCAGGCACGCAACGCCTTCGCGACATCGTCAACAAGGGGTTGACCGATGACGACCTGCTGCAGGGGATCCGAACGGCGATGCAGAACGGCTATCGCAAGGTCAAGCTCTATTTCATGATCGGTCTTCCGGGGGAGACGGATGCCGACGTGCTCGGCATTGCCGAGACCTGCCGGATGTTGCAAGAGCGTTGCAGGGATCTGGGGCGCCTGAGCCTCAACATCACCATCAGCAATTTCACGCCGAAGCCGCATACGCCGTTTCAGTGGCACAGCGTGTCGACGGCGGAATTCATCCGGCGCCAGCAGTTGCTGAGGGATGCCGGACGGCGATTGCGGGGCGTGCGCTTCAACTTCACCGATGTCCGTCTCTCGGCCATGGAGGATTTCGTGGGGCGCGGCGATCGACGGCTGGCACCCGTTATCGAGGCGGCCTGGCGCGCAGGTGCGGGGATGGACGCCTGGTTCGAAGCGCTGGATCGCACCTATGAAGCCTGGACCGGTGCCATTGCAGAGGCCGGTTTGGATGGGCGATATCGCGAGATGGAGCTGGGGAGCTGGGGTGCCGTGGCTGCTCTGGAACTGGAGGATCTCAAAGGGTTCTGTGCTCAGCCTCTGCCCTGGGATCACATTGACAGCGGCATCGATAAGTCCTGGCTTGCGGACGATCTTCAGCAGGCTCTGGCGGCCAGTGTGGTGCCGGACTGCTCGTTTGAAGGATGCAGCAGTTGTGGGGTCTGTGGTCCTGATCTGGGCCACAACGTGGTGGTGCCTCCACCTGCGGTGCCTGGTGCTGTTCCGCAGCAAGCCCCTCCGAGCGAACGGGTCTGCCGTCTGCGTTTTCGCTTCAGTAAGACCGGGGCCATGGCCCTGCTCAGTCACCTCGACCTGGTGCGATTGCTGGAACGCGCATTGCGTCGCAGTGAATTACCAGTGAGCTACACCGGCGGCTTTCATCCCTTGCCCCGCCTGCAATTGGCCCTGGCGCTGCCTTTGGGTGTCGAGGCGGAAGGGGAATGGATGGACCTGGAGTTCCTTGAACCTGTGGTTCCTTCCGAGGTGATGGAGTGTTGGCAAAAAGCACTGCCCCCGGGACTGTGCCTGCTGGAGGCCCAAGAGGTGCCGGTGTCGTCGCCCAAGCTTTCGCAGCAGCTCCAGGCCAGCCGGTGGCGCTTTGTGCTCTGTGGCACTCCGACTGAGCCTTTGCAGGATGGGGCTCCATGGCAGCAGGCCATCCATGATCTGCTCAACCAGCAGGAGCTGATCTGGGAAGACAGCGACAAGAAAGGTCGACCACGTCGCCGTGACATGCGTGCGCTGCTCCAGAACCTCCGCCTCGTGGATCTGATCGCAGACAATCCTGCTGCTCAGCCCTGCGCCGCCGAACTTGAGTTGACCGCGACCGTCGATTCCCAAGGCCGCAGTCTCAAGCCAGCGCAGCTGCAGATCTGGCTGGCGCAGCACCTGGGTTTTGAGTTGTCACTGTCACGCGTGCGGCGGATGGAGCTCACCCTCCTGCAGTGTTAA